The genomic stretch CCGAGGCCACACGCGCCCTCGCCTACTACGTTGCCGGCTGCATGGACCGCGCCCGCAGCGACGCCGACGAGAACGTGCGCAAGGACAACCAGAGCCGGCTCGAACTGCTCACCCCGGTGGTCAAGGGCTGGTGCACCGAAACCGCTCAGAGCGTGACCTGGAACGGTATCCAGGTACACGGCGGCATGGGCTTCATCGAAGAAACCGGCGCCTGCCAGCACATGCGCGACGCCCGCATCACCACCATCTACGAAGGCACGACCGCGATCCAGGCCAATGACCTGATCGGACGCAAGGTGGCCCGCGAAGGCGGCCACGCCATGGCAGCCCTGATCGAGGAGATGTCCGTAACCCGGGCTCAACTCGAAGCGCACGCCGACAGCCAGCTGCAGAAGATCGGCGCGTCCTTTGGCAAGGGCATCCTGGCCCTGCGCGAAGCCACCGACTGGCTGCTGGCCAACTACGAACGCAACCCGCAGGCGGCCGCAGCCGGTGCCGTGCCTTTCCTCAAGCTCGCCGGCACGGTAGCGGGCGCCTGGCTGATGGCACGCAGCACCGCAATTGCGATCGAGCGCATGCAGGGGCCGGATGCCGGCTTCTACGGCGCCAAGCTCGTTACCGCACGCTACTTCGTCGAGCACGTGCTGCCCGAAGCCAACAGCCTGCGCGACGCCATCGTCAATGGTGCCGAATCGGTGCTGGCACTGCCTGAGGAGCTGTTCTGATGAGCCGCGAATGCATGGAATACGATGTCGTCATCGTTGGCGCAGGCCCCTCTGGTCTGAGCACCGCGATCCGGCTCAAGCAGCTTGCCGAAAAGGCCGGGCGCGAACTGTCGGTGTGCGTGGTGGAAAAGGGCTCCGAGGTCGGCGCCCATATCCTGTCCGGCGCGGTGATCGAGCCGCGCGCGCTCAATGAACTGTTCCCCGACTGGAAGGAACGCGGCGCCCCGCTCAACACCCCGGTCACCGAAGACCATTTCATGCTGCTGTCGGAGAAGGGTGCACGCAAACTGCCCACGCCGCCGCAGATGCACAACGAAGGCAACTACATCGTCAGCCTGGGCAACTTCTGCCGCTGGCTGGGTGAGCAGGCCGAGGCGCTCGGCGTGGAGATCTACCCCGGCTTCGCCGCTGCCGAAGTGCTGTTCGACGAAGCCGGTGCGGTGCGTGGCATCGCCACCGGCGACATGGGCGTGACCCGCGACGGCGAGCAAGGCCCCAACTACCAGCCAGGTATCGAGCTGCACGCACGCCAGACGGTGTTTTCGGAAGGCTGTCGCGGATCGCTCACCAAGGGCCTGATGGCGCGCTACGACCTGCGCCGCGACGCCGACCCGCAAACCTACGGCATCGGCATCAAGGAGTTGTGGGAGGTCGACCCGGCCGTCCATCGCCCCGGCCTCACCGTGCATACCGCCGGCTGGCCGCTCAAGTCGGACACCTACGGTGGCTCCTTCCTGTATCACCTGGAAGGCAACCTGGTGTCGGTCGGTTTTGTCGTCGGTCTCGATTACAGCAACCCCTGGCTGTCGCCGTACGAAGAGTTCCAGCGCTTCAAGACTCACCCCGAGATCCGCAAGTACTTCGAAGGCGGCCGCCGCGTGTCGTACGGCGCCCGTGCGCTGTCGGAAGGCGGCTTCCAGTCCCTGCCCAAACTCACGTTCCCGGGCGGCATGCTGGTCGGCGACACCGCAGGCTTCCTCAACGTGCCCAAGATCAAGGGCACCCACATGTCGATGAAGTCGGGCATCGAAGCCGCTGCTGCGCTGTTCGCGCACCTGACGGCCGACGATGCAAAGGCGACTGAAGTCACGGGCTACCCCGAGCGCCTCAAGGCCAGCTGGCTGTGGGACGAACTGTACTCGGTGCGCAACGTCCGCCCGTCCTTCCGCTGGGGCCTGTGGGGCGGCATCGCCTACAGCGCCATCGATACCTTCCTGTTCCGCGGCCGTGCGCCATGGACACTGCGCAACCATGCCGACCACACCCAGCTGAAGAAGGCGGCCGACTGCGAGCAGATCGTCTATCCGAAGCCGGACGGCAAGATCAGCTTCGACCGCCTGTCATCGGTCTTCATCTCGGCCACCAACCACGAGGAAGAGCAGCCCTGCCACCTGCGGCTGAAGAATCCGCTGACGCCCATCGTCACCAACCTCGCCGATTTCGAGGCCCCCGAGCAGCGCTACTGCCCGGCCGGCGTGTATGAAATCGTGCGCGAAGAACAGGGCCCGCGCCTGCAGATCAACGCCCAGAACTGCCTGCACTGCAAGACCTGCGACATCAAGGACCCGACGCAGAACATCGACTGGGCGGTACC from Parazoarcus communis encodes the following:
- a CDS encoding electron transfer flavoprotein-ubiquinone oxidoreductase, giving the protein MSRECMEYDVVIVGAGPSGLSTAIRLKQLAEKAGRELSVCVVEKGSEVGAHILSGAVIEPRALNELFPDWKERGAPLNTPVTEDHFMLLSEKGARKLPTPPQMHNEGNYIVSLGNFCRWLGEQAEALGVEIYPGFAAAEVLFDEAGAVRGIATGDMGVTRDGEQGPNYQPGIELHARQTVFSEGCRGSLTKGLMARYDLRRDADPQTYGIGIKELWEVDPAVHRPGLTVHTAGWPLKSDTYGGSFLYHLEGNLVSVGFVVGLDYSNPWLSPYEEFQRFKTHPEIRKYFEGGRRVSYGARALSEGGFQSLPKLTFPGGMLVGDTAGFLNVPKIKGTHMSMKSGIEAAAALFAHLTADDAKATEVTGYPERLKASWLWDELYSVRNVRPSFRWGLWGGIAYSAIDTFLFRGRAPWTLRNHADHTQLKKAADCEQIVYPKPDGKISFDRLSSVFISATNHEEEQPCHLRLKNPLTPIVTNLADFEAPEQRYCPAGVYEIVREEQGPRLQINAQNCLHCKTCDIKDPTQNIDWAVPEGSGGPNYPNM